A genomic region of Mycolicibacterium poriferae contains the following coding sequences:
- the cobO gene encoding cob(I)yrinic acid a,c-diamide adenosyltransferase, with protein MPQGQPLAVPRDGLTTRQRRNAPLLAVHTGPGKGKSTAAFGMALRAWNQGFDIAVFQFVKSAKWKVGEETALTELGRAHEERGVGGPVEWHKMGSGWSWSRKAGTEDDHAAAAAEGWAEIARRLAEERHDFYVLDEFTYPLKWGWVDVDEVVATLAERSGTQHVVITGRDAPAALLDAADLVTEMTKVKHPMDAGRKGQKGIEW; from the coding sequence ATGCCACAGGGTCAACCATTGGCTGTTCCCCGTGACGGATTGACGACGCGTCAGCGGCGCAACGCTCCACTGTTGGCCGTGCACACCGGCCCGGGGAAGGGGAAGTCGACGGCCGCGTTCGGAATGGCGCTGCGCGCCTGGAATCAGGGCTTCGACATCGCGGTCTTCCAGTTCGTCAAGAGCGCGAAATGGAAGGTCGGCGAAGAGACCGCGCTGACCGAACTCGGTCGAGCGCATGAGGAACGCGGTGTCGGTGGTCCCGTCGAGTGGCACAAGATGGGCTCCGGATGGTCGTGGTCGCGCAAGGCGGGCACGGAGGATGATCATGCCGCCGCGGCTGCGGAGGGTTGGGCCGAGATCGCCCGCCGACTCGCCGAGGAGCGGCACGACTTCTATGTGCTCGACGAGTTCACCTATCCACTGAAGTGGGGCTGGGTCGACGTCGACGAGGTGGTTGCCACGCTGGCCGAGCGTTCGGGCACCCAGCATGTGGTGATCACCGGCCGCGACGCACCGGCGGCGCTGCTCGATGCGGCGGATCTGGTGACCGAGATGACGAAGGTGAAGCATCCGATGGATGCGGGCCGCAAAGGCCAGAAAGGGATCGAGTGGTGA
- a CDS encoding cobyrinate a,c-diamide synthase, producing the protein MSTPAVVIAAPASGSGKTTVATGLMGALRAAGRRVAPFKVGPDFIDPGYHGLASGRPGRNLDPVLVGDSLIGPLFRHGSDDADIAVVEGVMGLFDGRISPTAPGPAHGSTAQVAAMLGAPVILVVDARGQSHSIAALLHGFATFDQSVRLAGVILNRVGSARHDEVLRQACEHAGVPVLGSIPRADELTVPSRHLGLVTAVEHGNLAGAAVDAMAGLVARHVDLDAVAAVAASGVAAPPWDAAVHEPVAGGVTVAMAAGKAFTFNYAEHVEVLRAAGATVVDFDPLTDPLPKATAALVLPGGFPEQFGPQLSANDIVRSQIRALAVRGAPVHAECAGLTYLVDDLDGQPMCGVLAGSATFTDTLTLGYRDAVAVGDSPLHRIGDRVVGHEFHRTAVQFTGDRQPAWRFAGRGGHVVDDGAVRAGVHAGYLHTHPAAHPDAVARFVSAAAAASRLAG; encoded by the coding sequence GTGAGCACCCCGGCGGTCGTGATTGCCGCTCCCGCCTCGGGCAGCGGCAAGACCACGGTGGCGACCGGCCTGATGGGCGCGTTGCGCGCGGCCGGCCGCCGAGTGGCGCCGTTCAAGGTGGGGCCGGACTTCATCGACCCCGGCTATCACGGGCTGGCGTCGGGACGCCCCGGCCGCAACCTGGATCCGGTTCTCGTTGGCGACTCGTTGATCGGCCCGCTGTTCCGGCACGGCAGCGACGACGCCGACATCGCGGTCGTCGAGGGCGTCATGGGTCTGTTCGACGGCCGCATCAGTCCGACCGCCCCCGGTCCCGCCCACGGCTCCACGGCCCAGGTGGCCGCGATGCTCGGGGCTCCGGTGATCCTCGTCGTGGATGCCCGCGGACAGAGCCACAGCATCGCCGCGCTGCTGCACGGCTTTGCGACCTTCGACCAGAGCGTGCGGTTGGCGGGGGTGATCCTCAACCGCGTCGGCTCGGCTCGCCACGACGAGGTGCTGCGCCAGGCGTGTGAACATGCCGGCGTACCGGTGCTGGGGTCCATCCCGCGGGCCGACGAGCTGACGGTGCCGTCCCGGCATCTGGGTCTGGTGACCGCGGTCGAGCACGGCAACCTGGCCGGCGCGGCAGTGGATGCGATGGCGGGACTGGTCGCTCGCCACGTCGATCTGGACGCGGTGGCCGCGGTGGCGGCCAGCGGCGTCGCCGCACCGCCGTGGGACGCGGCCGTGCACGAACCCGTTGCCGGCGGGGTGACCGTGGCCATGGCCGCGGGCAAGGCCTTCACATTCAACTATGCCGAGCACGTCGAGGTGTTGCGGGCCGCAGGCGCGACGGTCGTGGACTTCGACCCGCTGACCGATCCGCTGCCCAAGGCGACGGCGGCCCTGGTGCTGCCCGGCGGTTTTCCCGAACAGTTCGGCCCGCAGTTGTCGGCCAACGACATCGTCCGCTCCCAGATTCGGGCGCTGGCGGTGCGTGGGGCGCCGGTGCACGCCGAGTGCGCGGGCCTGACATACCTGGTCGACGACCTGGACGGGCAACCGATGTGCGGGGTGCTGGCGGGCTCTGCGACGTTCACCGACACGTTGACGCTGGGATACCGCGATGCTGTCGCGGTCGGTGACTCGCCGCTGCACCGCATCGGCGACCGGGTGGTCGGTCATGAATTCCATCGCACCGCGGTCCAGTTCACCGGAGACCGTCAGCCGGCGTGGCGGTTCGCCGGGCGCGGCGGCCACGTCGTCGACGACGGCGCTGTCCGCGCCGGCGTGCATGCGGGCTATCTGCACACCCATCCAGCGGCCCATCCGGACGCCGTCGCCCGGTTCGTCTCCGCGGCGGCGGCAGCCTCTAGGCTCGCCGGGTGA
- the cobA gene encoding uroporphyrinogen-III C-methyltransferase produces MVGGGTVAQRRLPLLVASGADVHVIAISATPAVEAIDGITLNLREFRTGDLDGAWYAIAATDDPDVNAAIVAEAEARHIFCVRADIAREGTAVTPASFEYEGLAVGVLAGGEHRRSAAIRSAIHEALQQGVIARDDSVTPGVVRGGVALVGGGPGDPELVTVRGRRLLAHADVVVADRLAPQELLAELSPDVEVIDAAKIPYGRSMAQDAINSVLVDRAKEGKFVVRLKGGDPFVFARGQEEIIACAEAGIPVTVVPGVTSAIGVPALAGVPVTHRAMTHEFVVVSGHVAPEHPESLVNWDALAAMRGTIVLLMAVERIELFARVLREGGRPADTPVLVVQQGTTSAERTLRATLADAPERIRAEGIRPPAIIVIGAVAAFGA; encoded by the coding sequence ATGGTCGGCGGCGGTACCGTCGCGCAGCGCCGGTTACCGCTTCTGGTCGCCAGCGGCGCGGACGTGCACGTCATCGCCATCTCCGCGACGCCCGCAGTCGAGGCCATCGACGGGATCACGCTGAACCTGCGGGAGTTCCGCACCGGCGACCTCGACGGTGCCTGGTACGCCATCGCCGCGACCGACGACCCCGACGTCAACGCGGCCATCGTGGCCGAGGCCGAAGCCCGGCACATCTTCTGCGTCCGCGCCGACATCGCGCGCGAGGGCACGGCCGTCACCCCGGCCTCCTTCGAGTACGAGGGGCTGGCGGTGGGCGTGCTGGCCGGTGGGGAGCATCGGCGGTCGGCGGCGATCCGTTCGGCCATCCACGAAGCGCTACAGCAGGGTGTCATCGCCAGGGACGACTCGGTGACCCCCGGTGTGGTCCGCGGCGGTGTCGCACTGGTCGGTGGTGGCCCGGGCGACCCGGAGTTGGTGACTGTGCGCGGACGCCGGCTGTTGGCTCACGCCGATGTCGTGGTCGCCGACCGCCTCGCGCCGCAGGAACTGCTGGCCGAATTGTCCCCGGACGTCGAGGTGATCGACGCGGCAAAGATCCCGTACGGCCGCTCGATGGCCCAGGACGCGATCAACAGCGTGCTCGTCGACCGCGCCAAGGAAGGCAAGTTCGTGGTGCGGCTCAAGGGCGGCGATCCGTTCGTCTTCGCGCGCGGCCAGGAAGAGATCATCGCGTGCGCCGAGGCCGGGATTCCGGTGACCGTGGTACCCGGTGTGACCAGCGCCATAGGGGTTCCTGCGCTTGCCGGGGTACCCGTCACGCACCGGGCGATGACGCACGAGTTCGTGGTGGTCAGCGGACATGTTGCGCCGGAGCACCCCGAATCGTTAGTGAATTGGGATGCATTGGCCGCGATGCGGGGCACAATCGTCTTGTTGATGGCTGTCGAGCGGATCGAACTGTTTGCCAGAGTCCTTCGGGAGGGGGGTCGTCCTGCTGATACCCCTGTTCTAGTGGTGCAACAGGGCACGACGTCTGCTGAACGAACTTTGCGGGCGACGCTTGCCGATGCGCCGGAGAGAATCCGTGCCGAGGGCATCAGGCCGCCGGCGATCATCGTCATCGGGGCGGTGGCAGCGTTCGGCGCCTAA